From the Syntrophomonadaceae bacterium genome, one window contains:
- the mce gene encoding methylmalonyl-CoA epimerase — MKVIKIDHIGIAVKDLNAAKHFYEEVLGMRVSEIEEVKEQKVRVAFLPTGDSEIELLESTEVDGPIAKFIEVRGEGLQHIALRVENVQGTINELKEKGIRLIDEVPRYGAGGAKIAFIHPKATFGTLIEICERSN, encoded by the coding sequence ATGAAAGTAATAAAAATTGATCATATTGGAATTGCAGTTAAGGATTTAAATGCGGCCAAGCATTTTTATGAAGAAGTATTAGGTATGCGGGTTTCCGAAATTGAAGAAGTAAAAGAACAAAAAGTGAGAGTTGCATTTTTGCCAACGGGCGACAGCGAAATTGAGTTGTTAGAATCGACCGAAGTCGATGGCCCGATTGCGAAGTTTATTGAGGTCAGGGGCGAGGGTCTGCAACATATAGCCTTGCGAGTCGAAAACGTACAGGGAACAATAAATGAACTTAAGGAAAAAGGTATCCGCCTGATTGATGAAGTCCCCCGATATGGTGCGGGAGGCGCGAAAATAGCTTTTATTCATCCGAAGGCAACTTTTGGAACACTGATTGAAATTTGCGAGAGAAGTAATTAG
- a CDS encoding methylmalonyl-CoA carboxyltransferase: MELKLKELEEQRRKVLHGGGSEKIEKQHEAGKLTARERISLLLDEGSFVEIGQFVTHRATDFGMNQVDAPGEGVVTGYGTVNGRGICIFAQDFTVIGGTLGEMHAAKICNIMDLAVKTGKPLIGINDSGGARIQEGVDALNGYGEIFKRNTLASGVIPQISVIIGPCAGGAVYSPALTDWVFMVEKTSQMFITGPQVIKSVTGEEVSSERLGGARTHNTISGVAHFQAGNETDCFAQIKKLLGFLPLNSSELPPVVVSGDPISRADINLRNVVPAEPNKSYDVKEVIKRIVDLGDFFEIHKGWATNIVIGFARIGGQTVGVIANQPRIMAGCLDINASDKGARFIRFCDCFNIPLITLVDTPGYLPGTEQEYGGIIRHGAKLLYAYSEANVPKITIILRKAYGGAYLAMCARSLGADQVIAWPTSEIAVMGPEGAANIIFRNEINNAENPEEVRQQKINQYRDKFLNPYRAAARGLVDIILDPKDTRETVATALAAISSKKEGRPAKKHGNIPL, from the coding sequence ATGGAGCTTAAGCTGAAGGAGCTAGAAGAGCAGCGCAGGAAAGTTTTGCATGGTGGTGGTTCAGAAAAGATTGAAAAACAACATGAAGCCGGGAAACTAACTGCTCGAGAAAGAATAAGTTTGCTGCTTGATGAAGGCAGTTTTGTTGAAATAGGCCAATTTGTAACCCATCGGGCCACCGATTTTGGCATGAACCAGGTCGACGCACCAGGTGAAGGAGTTGTTACAGGGTACGGTACTGTCAACGGCCGCGGGATCTGCATATTCGCCCAGGATTTCACAGTTATCGGCGGGACTTTGGGCGAAATGCATGCTGCAAAGATATGTAATATCATGGATTTGGCTGTAAAAACAGGCAAGCCATTAATTGGCATTAATGATTCTGGGGGAGCCCGGATCCAAGAGGGTGTTGATGCATTAAATGGATACGGCGAGATTTTCAAACGAAATACCTTGGCCTCAGGCGTGATACCCCAAATATCTGTAATTATCGGACCTTGTGCCGGGGGGGCTGTTTATTCCCCAGCTCTTACAGACTGGGTTTTTATGGTTGAAAAAACGAGTCAAATGTTTATAACCGGCCCGCAAGTAATTAAATCAGTTACCGGAGAAGAGGTTTCTTCTGAACGGCTCGGAGGAGCCCGTACCCACAACACAATAAGTGGTGTTGCTCATTTCCAGGCAGGGAATGAAACAGATTGTTTTGCTCAAATTAAGAAACTTTTAGGATTTTTACCACTTAACAGTTCAGAATTACCCCCGGTAGTGGTATCTGGAGATCCTATTTCACGTGCAGACATAAACCTGCGGAATGTAGTACCGGCAGAGCCAAATAAGTCCTATGATGTCAAGGAAGTTATTAAGAGAATTGTGGATCTGGGGGACTTCTTTGAAATTCACAAGGGTTGGGCGACTAATATTGTAATAGGATTTGCCAGAATTGGGGGCCAAACTGTCGGTGTTATTGCTAACCAGCCGCGAATTATGGCGGGCTGTCTAGACATTAATGCCTCGGATAAAGGTGCCAGATTTATTAGGTTTTGTGATTGTTTTAATATCCCGTTAATAACTCTAGTAGACACTCCCGGTTATTTGCCCGGTACTGAGCAGGAATACGGCGGAATTATCCGCCATGGGGCAAAACTGCTATATGCATATTCCGAGGCAAATGTACCTAAAATTACCATCATCCTTCGAAAAGCCTATGGGGGCGCCTATCTGGCAATGTGCGCCCGTTCCCTGGGCGCTGATCAGGTTATTGCCTGGCCAACATCCGAAATTGCAGTGATGGGACCAGAAGGCGCTGCCAATATTATTTTCCGTAATGAAATTAATAATGCTGAAAACCCCGAGGAAGTCCGTCAGCAAAAAATTAATCAATACAGGGATAAATTTTTAAATCCTTATCGTGCTGCTGCACGTGGATTAGTAGATATAATACTTGATCCAAAGGATACTCGGGAAACGGTTGCCACTGCACTTGCAGCTATTTCAAGCAAAAAGGAGGGACGGCCGGCAAAAAAACATGGCAATATACCTTTGTAA
- a CDS encoding fumarate hydratase, whose translation MRVISYEQIVREVAELCKESNYILGEDVLRSLQTAITTEASPTGRDILKQLIDNAEIARAEEVPMCQDTGVAVVFLELGQDVAIEGGYLYDAINDGVKKGYIEGYLRKSMVSDPLLRKNTDDNTPAVIHTRIVPGENLKITVAPKGAGSENMSRIRMMAPSDGVSGIKSFVLETVKEASSNPCPPVIVGIGIGGNFEMCALLAKKALLRTLGQPSHLPHIAKLEHELLKEINKLGIGPQGLGGLTTALGVNIEVYPCHIASLPVAVNINCHASRHSEIIL comes from the coding sequence ATGCGGGTAATTTCATACGAACAGATTGTTCGAGAAGTAGCAGAATTATGCAAAGAATCAAATTATATTTTGGGGGAGGATGTTTTGCGCAGTTTGCAGACTGCGATAACAACCGAGGCTTCTCCAACGGGTCGGGATATATTAAAACAATTAATAGATAATGCAGAAATTGCCAGGGCGGAAGAAGTGCCTATGTGCCAAGATACTGGTGTTGCAGTTGTATTTTTGGAATTAGGACAAGATGTTGCAATTGAAGGCGGTTACCTTTATGACGCAATCAACGATGGAGTCAAGAAAGGATATATTGAAGGCTACCTTCGCAAGTCAATGGTTAGCGACCCTCTACTTCGAAAGAATACGGATGATAATACACCTGCTGTGATTCATACTCGTATTGTTCCGGGGGAGAATTTGAAGATTACTGTTGCTCCTAAAGGCGCTGGGAGTGAAAACATGAGTAGAATTAGAATGATGGCCCCTTCAGATGGAGTAAGTGGGATCAAGAGTTTTGTATTAGAGACTGTGAAAGAGGCAAGTTCTAACCCTTGTCCACCGGTTATAGTCGGCATAGGCATAGGTGGCAATTTTGAGATGTGCGCTTTATTGGCCAAAAAAGCTCTCCTTAGAACATTAGGCCAGCCAAGCCATTTGCCTCATATTGCGAAACTGGAGCATGAACTTCTAAAGGAGATTAATAAATTGGGCATCGGGCCGCAAGGCCTAGGAGGTTTAACCACTGCATTAGGCGTAAATATTGAAGTCTATCCATGTCACATCGCAAGTTTACCTGTGGCAGTAAACATTAATTGCCATGCCTCGAGACACAGCGAGATTATATTGTAA
- a CDS encoding cobalamin B12-binding domain-containing protein → MSLRPIRVLVAKAGLDGHDRGAKVIAQSLRDAGMEVIYTGLRQTPELIAETAIQEDVQVIGISSLSGAHMHLLPPVVNLLRDKGAEDIIVIAGGVIPNEDTSLLKQAGIAEIFGPGTPTTAIVDFIKKTVQSNRE, encoded by the coding sequence ATGTCGCTTAGACCGATCAGGGTATTAGTCGCTAAAGCTGGACTTGATGGACATGATCGAGGAGCAAAAGTTATTGCCCAATCCCTTCGGGATGCAGGAATGGAGGTAATATATACTGGGTTGCGCCAAACCCCGGAGCTAATTGCTGAAACGGCTATTCAAGAGGATGTTCAGGTTATAGGTATTAGCAGTTTATCAGGGGCTCACATGCATCTGTTACCCCCGGTAGTAAACCTTCTGAGGGATAAGGGTGCAGAAGACATCATCGTAATTGCTGGGGGAGTAATTCCCAACGAAGATACTTCATTATTAAAACAGGCAGGCATAGCAGAAATCTTTGGTCCTGGTACGCCTACTACTGCCATTGTTGACTTTATTAAAAAAACAGTACAAAGTAATCGGGAGTGA
- a CDS encoding methylmalonyl-CoA mutase family protein — translation MSLSRRCFAVNSNEGINRETVVGFKKWEGSVDKSCEKYPERLKEFKTSSKINVKRLYTPLDTAINQYNQKLGFPGEYPFTRGVQSTMYRGRLWTMRQYAGFGSAEETNTRFKYLLQQGQTGLSVAFDLPTQIGYDSDHDLAMGEVGKVGVAIDSLQDMENLFEGIPLDKVSTSMTINAPAAILLAMYIAVAEKQGVNIKDLSGTIQNDILKEYVARGTYIFPPEPSMRLVTDVFSFCKDHIPQWNTISISGYHIREAGSTAVQEVAFTLADGIAYVKAAIDAGLEVDEFAPRLSFFFNAHTNFFEEIAKFRAARRIWAKIMRERFGAKDAKSLMLRFHTQTGGSTLTAQQPNVNIIRVAFQALSAVLGGTQSLHTNSKDEALALPNEESVLIALRTQQVIGYEIGAADTIDPMGGSYYLEALTDEIEQKVMEYIVKIDELGGAPRAIELGFIQKEIQDSAYNHQKEVESLQTIVIGVNSFQTKEEPPKGLLRLDPKVGERQVEKLKELKKRRDNEAVKSTLKKLRTAAYTNANLMPIILETVNSYATLGEICGVLRDVFGEYKQSISL, via the coding sequence ATGTCATTATCGCGGAGGTGCTTCGCTGTGAATAGTAATGAGGGAATAAATAGAGAAACTGTAGTGGGATTTAAAAAATGGGAAGGTAGTGTTGATAAAAGCTGTGAAAAATACCCGGAAAGATTAAAAGAATTTAAAACTTCTTCAAAAATAAATGTCAAGAGACTTTATACCCCCCTTGACACAGCAATAAACCAATATAATCAGAAATTAGGTTTTCCTGGAGAGTATCCCTTTACCCGCGGCGTGCAAAGCACAATGTATCGTGGAAGGCTATGGACCATGCGCCAGTACGCCGGTTTTGGGTCTGCCGAGGAAACAAATACTCGTTTTAAATATTTGCTTCAGCAAGGACAAACCGGGTTAAGTGTTGCCTTTGATCTGCCCACACAGATAGGGTATGATTCTGACCATGACCTGGCTATGGGGGAAGTTGGCAAAGTAGGGGTAGCGATAGACTCCCTGCAAGATATGGAGAATCTATTCGAAGGCATACCATTGGATAAAGTCAGCACTTCAATGACCATTAATGCACCTGCAGCCATTTTGCTTGCCATGTATATTGCAGTAGCAGAAAAGCAGGGGGTTAATATTAAAGATCTTAGCGGCACCATCCAGAATGATATTTTAAAAGAATATGTTGCTCGGGGTACGTATATATTCCCGCCAGAGCCTTCCATGCGGTTAGTAACAGATGTTTTTAGTTTTTGCAAAGATCATATTCCTCAATGGAATACAATCAGCATTAGTGGGTACCACATTCGTGAAGCCGGATCAACGGCTGTACAGGAAGTAGCCTTTACTTTGGCTGATGGGATTGCGTATGTTAAAGCCGCTATTGATGCGGGCCTTGAGGTGGATGAATTTGCACCCCGCCTGTCTTTCTTCTTTAACGCCCACACCAATTTCTTTGAGGAAATAGCTAAATTCAGGGCAGCCAGAAGGATTTGGGCCAAGATCATGCGAGAAAGGTTTGGGGCTAAGGACGCCAAATCACTTATGCTAAGATTCCACACCCAAACAGGAGGCTCTACTCTAACTGCACAACAGCCGAATGTTAACATAATTCGTGTTGCTTTCCAAGCCTTAAGCGCTGTTTTAGGGGGTACCCAATCACTTCATACTAACTCGAAGGACGAAGCCCTGGCTTTGCCAAATGAGGAATCTGTCTTGATTGCTCTTCGTACTCAACAAGTGATTGGCTATGAAATCGGTGCGGCAGATACCATTGACCCAATGGGTGGTTCCTATTATCTAGAAGCCTTGACCGATGAAATTGAACAGAAAGTCATGGAATATATTGTTAAGATTGACGAGCTCGGTGGAGCACCCAGGGCGATTGAGTTAGGCTTTATCCAAAAAGAAATTCAAGACAGCGCATATAATCATCAGAAGGAAGTAGAATCTCTTCAAACCATAGTAATAGGTGTCAACAGTTTCCAAACCAAAGAGGAACCTCCAAAAGGGTTGTTAAGACTAGACCCAAAAGTAGGCGAACGGCAAGTCGAAAAGCTGAAAGAACTAAAAAAGAGGCGTGATAACGAAGCTGTAAAAAGCACATTGAAAAAGCTCAGGACTGCTGCTTATACCAACGCGAATTTGATGCCAATTATATTAGAGACAGTAAATTCTTATGCAACACTCGGTGAAATTTGTGGAGTTCTGAGGGACGTTTTCGGTGAGTATAAGCAAAGCATATCTTTATAG
- a CDS encoding PAS domain-containing protein: protein MMRIIRVGIIGNGCEISQICELLLLLPEVEVAAIAGDNLHLPPEILPQCRCYTLNQAENLISLPNIDMIITFENLTEAIKNKIEEINPRLEVLGHHAIEVLLRIFRDREHFKKLKGELTAILNAIQEAIEVADSSGRIKYVNPAFTRVTGIREEERIGKSIFEVSPNGALAQSLRVKQAIINHRTKVGGSEVEVISNASPIINNGQLDGAVVAFQPVNDLMKLLEELKKSSSIIQNLNAKIDQISASKYANSDFVGQSLEANQFQFLSLEKMEEIMIKTALSKYGSNLSGKKNAARALNISLATLYNKLRKYQDIDRMTMTDRNNCQFLKS, encoded by the coding sequence ATGATGAGGATCATTAGGGTTGGCATAATCGGCAATGGTTGTGAGATTAGCCAAATATGTGAGTTGCTTTTACTTTTGCCGGAAGTAGAGGTAGCTGCAATAGCGGGTGACAATTTGCATCTTCCGCCAGAAATTTTACCCCAGTGCCGCTGCTACACTTTAAATCAGGCAGAGAATCTGATTTCCTTGCCAAACATAGACATGATCATTACGTTTGAAAATCTGACAGAAGCTATTAAAAATAAAATAGAAGAAATAAACCCTCGTCTTGAGGTTTTAGGACATCATGCCATTGAAGTGTTGTTGCGAATTTTTAGGGACAGAGAACATTTTAAGAAATTAAAAGGTGAGTTAACTGCAATATTAAACGCCATCCAGGAGGCGATTGAAGTTGCCGACAGTTCAGGGAGGATAAAATATGTCAATCCTGCCTTTACTAGGGTAACAGGTATTAGAGAAGAGGAACGGATTGGGAAAAGTATCTTTGAGGTGTCCCCTAACGGAGCCCTGGCTCAATCCCTGCGTGTCAAGCAAGCAATTATTAATCACCGTACAAAAGTTGGGGGATCGGAAGTTGAAGTCATTTCCAATGCTTCTCCAATTATCAATAATGGGCAATTAGACGGTGCGGTTGTAGCTTTTCAACCTGTTAATGATTTAATGAAATTGCTGGAAGAACTCAAGAAGAGCTCTAGTATTATTCAAAATCTCAACGCTAAAATCGATCAAATAAGTGCCAGTAAATATGCAAATTCGGATTTTGTTGGACAATCACTCGAAGCTAATCAGTTTCAATTTCTCTCTTTAGAAAAAATGGAAGAGATCATGATTAAAACCGCCCTTTCAAAATACGGTTCGAATCTTAGCGGTAAAAAGAATGCTGCTCGGGCTTTAAACATTTCTCTGGCTACCCTCTATAACAAATTGCGGAAGTACCAGGATATTGACAGGATGACGATGACAGATCGTAATAACTGCCAGTTTCTAAAAAGCTAA
- the sucC gene encoding ADP-forming succinate--CoA ligase subunit beta: MKYYEYLGKEIFRKYGIPVPIGKVVFPGDRIGPIVDELGSVVLKSQVLSGKRGKSGGIKFTNNSDEAELLVKNMFAAGLNGLRIEAVLVEEKIQIDKELYLAITIDTSLKAPILLASSQGGMDIEEVPENLIFKYPIDVFVGIQPYVARELARKMGLPGSLVNHFVTIVVNLYNLFHDLDAELVEINPLIISRDKLIAADAKITIDDDALYRQKNLPYVEERTDAEQNAHALGLAYVELDGDIAVMANGAGITMATLDTLQFFGGSPANFLDAGGGAGIEKTAKALEILLSATPKAILINVFGGITRCDDVAKAFLKVRETIEIPVPVVIRLVGTNEEQGVKLLQEVGIEAYKSMKEAVIKIVDLTRH; encoded by the coding sequence ATGAAATACTATGAATATCTAGGCAAGGAAATATTTCGCAAGTATGGTATTCCTGTGCCAATTGGCAAAGTGGTTTTCCCAGGCGATAGAATAGGCCCTATTGTTGACGAATTAGGCAGCGTTGTTCTTAAATCGCAAGTCCTATCGGGAAAACGAGGGAAAAGTGGCGGCATCAAATTTACCAATAACTCGGATGAGGCAGAGCTTCTTGTAAAAAACATGTTTGCAGCCGGATTAAACGGTTTAAGGATTGAGGCAGTTCTGGTGGAAGAAAAGATCCAGATTGATAAGGAATTATACCTTGCAATTACAATAGATACTTCTTTGAAGGCCCCAATTTTACTCGCATCCTCCCAGGGAGGTATGGACATTGAAGAAGTGCCCGAGAATTTAATTTTTAAATATCCTATTGACGTATTTGTCGGCATTCAGCCTTATGTCGCCAGGGAACTTGCTCGTAAAATGGGCTTGCCCGGCTCTTTGGTAAATCATTTTGTTACTATTGTAGTAAACCTATATAATCTTTTTCATGATTTAGATGCTGAGTTAGTTGAAATAAACCCATTAATTATTTCTAGGGACAAGTTAATTGCTGCAGATGCCAAAATAACCATTGATGACGACGCTCTATACCGCCAAAAAAATCTCCCTTATGTAGAGGAAAGAACAGATGCTGAACAAAACGCCCATGCCCTTGGACTTGCATATGTTGAGCTAGATGGGGATATTGCGGTGATGGCTAATGGGGCAGGTATTACCATGGCTACTTTAGACACCTTGCAGTTTTTTGGTGGGTCGCCAGCAAATTTTTTGGATGCGGGTGGAGGAGCCGGGATCGAAAAAACCGCAAAAGCCTTGGAAATTCTTTTGTCAGCAACCCCCAAGGCCATTTTGATAAATGTATTTGGAGGAATCACCCGCTGTGATGATGTGGCTAAAGCTTTTTTAAAGGTGAGGGAAACAATTGAGATACCGGTGCCGGTCGTAATCAGGTTGGTAGGTACAAATGAGGAGCAGGGGGTTAAGTTGCTCCAGGAGGTAGGCATTGAAGCCTATAAAAGTATGAAGGAAGCCGTTATAAAAATTGTGGATTTAACCCGTCATTAA
- a CDS encoding adenosylhomocysteinase: MLKNSSIKDIGLAPKGRVKIEWVKNFMPILRRIEMDYLHAQPFAGLEVAMCLHIEAKTAYLAEVIKAGGGKVTVCGSNPLSTQDDVVAALVSGGIAAHAWHRATEEEYSEHIMQTIQNGPNLIIDDGGDLVYLLHQKRPALLNKVIGGCEETTTGVKRLRAMAHDQALKFPMIAVNDAKCKFLFDNRYGTGQSVWEGIMRATNLSVAGKTAVVIGYGWCGKGVALRAKGLGARVIVCEVDPIRANEALMDGFEVMPGVEAMVFADFVVTVTGNANVIDRRHFDKIKNGAVLCNAGHFDVEISKPDLFSVALRHEVVRPNVQRFDLSGGRSVFLLAEGRLVNLASGDGHPIEIMDLSFGLQALSLTYLCENKGLAPGVYPVPEEIDEKIAKMRLQALGIRIDELTTDQKKYLSSWE; the protein is encoded by the coding sequence ATTTTAAAAAATAGTTCAATCAAAGACATCGGTCTTGCGCCAAAAGGCCGGGTAAAAATTGAGTGGGTCAAGAATTTTATGCCTATTTTACGAAGAATAGAGATGGATTATCTTCATGCTCAGCCTTTTGCGGGATTAGAGGTCGCAATGTGTCTACATATAGAGGCCAAGACTGCATATTTAGCGGAAGTAATCAAAGCTGGTGGGGGTAAGGTAACGGTTTGTGGCAGCAACCCTTTGTCAACCCAGGACGATGTTGTTGCGGCCCTGGTATCAGGCGGAATAGCTGCGCATGCCTGGCATAGGGCCACTGAAGAGGAATATTCTGAGCATATTATGCAGACTATCCAGAATGGTCCAAACCTAATTATTGACGATGGCGGAGACTTAGTGTATTTACTTCATCAAAAAAGACCTGCTTTGCTGAATAAGGTTATTGGGGGTTGTGAAGAAACGACAACCGGAGTAAAACGATTAAGGGCTATGGCACATGATCAAGCATTAAAGTTTCCTATGATCGCTGTTAATGATGCAAAGTGCAAATTCTTATTCGATAACAGGTACGGTACAGGGCAGTCAGTTTGGGAAGGAATTATGCGAGCAACTAATCTTTCAGTGGCAGGAAAGACAGCGGTTGTTATAGGCTATGGCTGGTGTGGGAAGGGGGTAGCTTTAAGAGCTAAAGGGTTAGGGGCAAGAGTAATTGTATGCGAAGTTGATCCAATCAGAGCAAACGAAGCTTTGATGGATGGCTTTGAAGTAATGCCAGGAGTTGAGGCAATGGTGTTTGCTGATTTTGTTGTGACCGTTACAGGAAATGCTAATGTTATTGATAGACGTCATTTTGATAAGATTAAAAATGGCGCTGTTTTATGCAATGCTGGTCATTTTGATGTGGAAATTTCTAAGCCCGATCTGTTTAGTGTTGCTTTAAGGCACGAAGTTGTAAGGCCTAATGTGCAGCGCTTTGATTTGTCAGGAGGCCGCAGTGTATTTTTGTTGGCCGAGGGTCGTCTGGTAAACCTGGCTTCTGGTGACGGACATCCAATAGAAATTATGGATTTGAGTTTTGGGTTGCAAGCCTTGTCCCTGACATATTTGTGTGAGAATAAAGGTTTGGCACCAGGAGTTTACCCTGTTCCAGAAGAAATCGACGAAAAAATAGCCAAAATGCGCCTTCAGGCATTAGGGATTAGGATAGATGAACTTACGACAGATCAAAAGAAATACCTTTCTAGCTGGGAATGA
- a CDS encoding sodium ion-translocating decarboxylase subunit beta, whose translation MLAVSGFFIFLAIVKKYEPLLLLPIAFGMMLANLPLTGLMEPGGLLYWLYQGVKLGIYPPLIFLGIGAMTDFGPLLANPSTLFLGAAAQLGIFATFLGAIALPFFDPLEAASIAIIGGADGPTALYVASKLAPHMLGPVAVAAYSYMALVPIIQPPIMRALTTKKERQVVMEQLRPVSRTEKILFPIIVTVLASLFVPPAAPLLGMLMLGNLLRESGVVDRLAQTSQNELINIVTIFLAVTVGATASAENFLRIETIMIIVLGLVAFSFGTAGGVLMGKLMYIITKGKVNPLIGSAGVSAVPMAARVSQIVGQQENRRNYLLMHAMGPNVAGVIGSAIAAGVLISFLS comes from the coding sequence ATGCTGGCTGTGTCTGGGTTCTTTATTTTTTTAGCAATTGTTAAAAAATATGAGCCATTACTGCTATTGCCAATTGCTTTTGGGATGATGCTTGCTAACCTGCCCCTTACTGGATTAATGGAGCCAGGCGGGTTGTTATACTGGTTATACCAGGGAGTAAAGTTAGGTATTTATCCGCCATTGATTTTCTTAGGGATTGGTGCAATGACTGACTTCGGGCCTTTGTTGGCTAATCCCAGCACTCTTTTTTTAGGTGCTGCTGCCCAGTTAGGCATTTTCGCTACGTTTTTAGGAGCTATCGCCCTTCCTTTTTTTGACCCGCTAGAGGCAGCATCCATTGCAATAATCGGAGGCGCAGATGGGCCGACAGCACTTTATGTTGCAAGCAAACTAGCTCCACATATGCTTGGTCCAGTAGCAGTAGCGGCATATTCCTATATGGCTTTGGTGCCAATTATACAGCCGCCTATCATGCGGGCTTTAACAACAAAAAAAGAGCGCCAAGTAGTTATGGAGCAGTTAAGGCCAGTCTCCCGGACGGAAAAGATTCTCTTTCCCATCATTGTAACAGTACTTGCTTCTTTGTTCGTTCCACCAGCAGCTCCTTTATTAGGAATGCTGATGCTGGGGAACTTATTGCGTGAGAGCGGAGTTGTAGATAGACTGGCCCAAACTTCTCAAAACGAATTGATAAACATTGTTACTATTTTTCTTGCCGTAACAGTTGGAGCGACGGCTAGTGCAGAAAATTTTTTGCGGATCGAAACGATAATGATTATTGTTTTAGGTCTGGTTGCCTTTTCTTTTGGGACTGCTGGAGGGGTTTTAATGGGTAAGCTCATGTATATTATTACCAAAGGAAAAGTTAACCCTTTAATAGGTTCAGCTGGAGTATCCGCAGTGCCAATGGCGGCAAGGGTATCCCAAATTGTTGGCCAACAAGAAAACAGGAGAAACTACCTGTTAATGCATGCTATGGGCCCAAATGTTGCTGGAGTGATCGGCTCAGCTATTGCAGCAGGAGTGTTAATTTCGTTTCTTTCTTAA
- the sucD gene encoding succinate--CoA ligase subunit alpha, with protein sequence MAIYINETTKVLVQGISGKQGAFHTRQMLDYGTRIVAGVSPGKGGTTVEGIPVFDTVSAAVKEEEIDASILFIPAPSAMDAAMEAIDAGVKLVVCISEHIPLHDAMYMMAFAKSRNATIIGPNTFGLVSSGKSKMGIMPNQFFIPGNIGVVARSGTLSYEIVANLKEWGMGTSTVVGLGGDRIVGLNFIDVLENFEKDDQTKAIVMIGEIGGSSEEQAAEYIRANLTKPVIAYIAGKSAPPGKRMGHAGAIIEKGKGTYAGKIKALQSAGVYVAELPFQVPDIIKSLS encoded by the coding sequence ATGGCAATTTACATAAACGAAACAACAAAAGTATTGGTCCAAGGCATATCGGGTAAACAGGGCGCATTCCACACCAGACAGATGCTTGATTATGGGACAAGGATAGTCGCAGGTGTTTCTCCCGGCAAGGGAGGCACAACGGTCGAAGGGATTCCTGTATTTGATACTGTTTCTGCCGCAGTGAAAGAGGAAGAAATTGACGCCAGCATTTTATTCATCCCGGCTCCCTCCGCAATGGATGCTGCCATGGAAGCAATAGATGCAGGGGTAAAGCTTGTGGTTTGTATTTCAGAGCATATCCCATTACATGACGCCATGTATATGATGGCTTTTGCCAAATCTCGAAACGCAACTATTATTGGCCCTAATACCTTTGGGTTAGTCTCTTCCGGTAAATCGAAGATGGGGATTATGCCTAATCAGTTCTTTATTCCCGGAAATATTGGCGTTGTAGCCCGTAGCGGCACTCTCAGCTATGAAATAGTTGCGAATTTGAAAGAGTGGGGAATGGGTACAAGTACGGTGGTAGGTTTGGGAGGAGACCGGATTGTGGGCTTAAATTTTATAGACGTACTTGAAAATTTTGAAAAGGATGATCAGACAAAGGCTATCGTAATGATTGGTGAAATTGGCGGAAGCAGTGAGGAGCAGGCTGCTGAGTATATTAGGGCTAACCTTACCAAGCCCGTAATTGCCTACATTGCCGGCAAAAGTGCGCCTCCCGGAAAGAGGATGGGTCATGCAGGAGCAATTATTGAAAAAGGAAAGGGGACTTATGCTGGAAAAATAAAGGCACTACAATCAGCAGGGGTGTATGTAGCTGAGCTGCCCTTCCAAGTTCCAGACATTATAAAATCGTTGTCGTAG
- a CDS encoding OadG family protein produces the protein MSDVWNFGLNLMMIGLLTVFLVLGLLVVVIIMLKHLFGEKESTAGKDTILDSR, from the coding sequence ATGTCAGATGTCTGGAATTTCGGGCTAAATTTAATGATGATAGGCTTGTTAACAGTTTTCCTGGTCTTAGGCCTCCTGGTTGTTGTCATTATTATGTTAAAACACCTCTTTGGTGAAAAAGAATCGACAGCAGGGAAAGATACTATCTTGGATTCGCGATGA